In Trifolium pratense cultivar HEN17-A07 linkage group LG7, ARS_RC_1.1, whole genome shotgun sequence, a genomic segment contains:
- the LOC123897605 gene encoding protein PHYTOCHROME KINASE SUBSTRATE 1-like, which translates to MFTSKTSLHQIQTFNPQNNNLHDAIFSPYLNIKEGNYIGKNGESSQIINPFINHRNSPLHQVEKTEEIGVFGAEKYFNRREVDTPRVSTKYLPQRDESMAIETRKYQVEYGTPSISSVSTWNSQSALLKSEVRNSLRNSKEKVHAKSVLSSLGLTCSCSDKNSVDINDHASEISFNKKTCNVQGKTTPKKVFNLGLDNDLSVKIRKPSSELFINKDVYFQKQEKLRIGGLNSEKNSLASNSRNHLPSLDEVKTPRKSLEVFGSPKPILINNKRLIFPSKMEEIVDDDAASDASSDLFEIESLKGKSSNNFLTRQTSDAASSCVSPNNYAPSEASIEWSVVTASAAVMSDCEDQMSEFTIRSPIKTPLKPKITRETPKRRPGTLLGCKSHKAVRVAGDAFITYEKQSLSPKIGNRNKNSTNSQVARFPGETNIGAKTRHGQQHGYNTTPPLMASNSPHASKLLYI; encoded by the coding sequence atgtttacTTCCAAAACAAGCCTCCATCAGATACAAACTTTCAACCCTCAAAATAACAACCTTCATGATGCTATTTTCTCTCCATATTTGAATATCAAAGAAGGGAATTATATAGGCAAAAATGGTGAATCAAGCCAAATAATTAACCCGTTTATTAACCACAGAAACTCTCCTCTTCACCAAGTGGAAAAAACAGAAGAAATCGGAGTTTTCGGAGCCGAAAAATACTTCAACAGAAGAGAGGTTGATACTCCAAGAGTTTCAACAAAGTACCTTCCTCAGAGAGATGAATCAATGGCTATAGAAACTAGAAAATACCAAGTTGAATATGGAACTCCAAGTATTAGTTCTGTATCAACATGGAATAGCCAAAGTGCACTTTTAAAGAGTGAAGTGAGAAATTCTTTAAGGAATAGTAAAGAAAAAGTGCATGCTAAAAGTGTTCTATCAAGTCTTGGTTTAACATGTTCTTGTTCTGATAAGAATTCTGTTGATATCAATGACCATGCAAGTGAAATCAGTTTTAACAAAAAAACTTGTAATGTTCAAggcaaaacaacaccaaaaaaagTCTTCAATCTTGGTCTAGATAATGATCTTTCAGTTAAAATAAGAAAGCCTAGTTCAGAACTTTTCATCAATAAAGATGTTTACTTTCAAAAGCAAGAGAAGTTAAGGATAGGAGGATTAAACAGTGAAAAGAATAGTTTGGCTTCTAACTCAAGAAACCATCTTCCATCATTAGATGAAGTAAAGACACCAAGAAAATCATTGGAAGTGTTTGGATCACCAAAGCCAATATTGATCAATAACAAGAGATTGATATTTCCTTCCAAAATGGAAgaaattgttgatgatgatgctgCAAGTGATGCAAGTTCTGATTTGTTTGAGATTGAGAGTCTCAAAGGAAAATCCTCCAACAATTTTCTCACTAGACAAACATCAGATGCTGCTTCAAGTTGCGTTAGTCCGAATAATTATGCGCCGAGTGAGGCAAGCATAGAATGGAGTGTGGTGACTGCAAGTGCTGCAGTTATGTCAGATTGTGAAGATCAAATGTCTGAGTTTACAATAAGAAGTCCAATAAAGACACCATTGAAGCCAAAGATCACTAGAGAGACACCTAAGCGGCGTCCCGGTACCTTGTTGGGATGCAAGAGCCACAAAGCTGTTAGAGTTGCTGGTGATGCTTTCATAACATATGAGAAACAAAGTTTAAGTCCTAAAATTGGTAACAGAAACAAAAACAGTACTAATTCTCAGGTAGCAAGGTTTCCAGGAGAGACAAATATTGGTGCAAAAACAAGGCATGGACAACAACATGGTTATAATACCACACCACCATTGATGGCTTCTAACTCACCACATGCTTCAAAATTGCTATACATTTAG